The bacterium genome includes a region encoding these proteins:
- a CDS encoding methylated-DNA--[protein]-cysteine S-methyltransferase — protein sequence MNSTVSSLYYAEFPTSWGVFRAAGSAGGITAVGLPGGDGRRFFSYIKKKYPAFLLLERGTPEMEQGRAEIEEYLAGERREFAVPFHIRVTPFQFKVLEAVSAIPYGATATYREIAERLGSPSAARAVGAACAANPIPLVIPCHRVVGSSGLGGYAGGSELKRKLLALEAAAR from the coding sequence GTGAATTCCACCGTTTCCAGTTTGTATTACGCCGAATTCCCGACCTCGTGGGGCGTCTTCCGGGCCGCGGGGAGCGCGGGCGGCATAACCGCCGTGGGCCTGCCCGGCGGCGACGGCCGCCGCTTCTTCTCCTATATTAAAAAGAAATACCCGGCGTTCCTGCTCCTCGAGCGGGGCACGCCCGAGATGGAACAAGGCCGCGCCGAAATCGAAGAGTACCTCGCCGGCGAGCGGCGCGAGTTCGCCGTGCCGTTCCACATCCGCGTGACGCCGTTCCAGTTCAAGGTCCTGGAGGCGGTGAGCGCGATTCCGTACGGCGCGACGGCGACGTACCGCGAAATCGCCGAGCGGCTCGGCTCGCCGAGCGCGGCCCGGGCCGTGGGCGCGGCCTGCGCCGCCAACCCCATCCCGCTGGTAATCCCCTGCCACCGGGTAGTCGGCTCCTCCGGCCTCGGCGGATATGCCGGGGGGTCGGAACTCAAGCGTAAGCTTCTCGCGCTCGAGGCCGCGGCCCGTTAG
- a CDS encoding efflux RND transporter periplasmic adaptor subunit, whose protein sequence is MRKWIVIGVTAAVLVIVVVLALARAAKKREQQEEFSQRREVAVAVEVTRPEVGTIEETKMYLGTVVSTEEATVFSKIPGKVVSVPAKVGARVGAGATVAVIDYDQPGMKFRYYYAYSPLNGEVADVMVSVGDMVSPSTPLAVVVKPESVKLETEVPAETLAVMSRDQPVKIHARGYEGEYVEGEIVNLPRSLSPDSHLAKVEIKPTNKVTALRAGMFAQVEIPVARSDDALLVPPQALRREPEGTAVYVAEGGIVRRRLVELGLAREDAVEVVSGLGADEEVIVYANGDLDDGVKILKKVPYQPHK, encoded by the coding sequence ATGAGAAAATGGATAGTAATTGGCGTGACCGCGGCCGTGCTCGTCATCGTCGTCGTACTGGCCTTGGCGCGGGCCGCCAAAAAGCGTGAACAGCAAGAGGAGTTTTCGCAGCGCCGGGAAGTCGCCGTCGCCGTCGAGGTCACCCGGCCCGAGGTCGGTACGATAGAGGAAACCAAAATGTATTTGGGGACCGTCGTCTCGACGGAAGAGGCAACGGTTTTCTCCAAGATCCCGGGCAAAGTGGTCTCGGTTCCCGCGAAGGTGGGCGCGCGCGTCGGCGCCGGCGCTACGGTAGCGGTTATCGACTACGACCAACCCGGCATGAAATTCCGATACTACTACGCGTACTCTCCCCTAAACGGCGAAGTTGCGGACGTCATGGTCAGCGTCGGCGACATGGTTTCGCCGTCCACGCCGCTGGCCGTAGTCGTCAAGCCGGAATCGGTCAAGCTCGAGACGGAGGTCCCGGCCGAGACGTTGGCGGTGATGAGCCGCGACCAGCCGGTGAAGATCCACGCCCGAGGCTACGAGGGGGAATACGTCGAAGGCGAGATCGTGAACTTGCCGCGTTCGCTCTCCCCGGATTCCCACCTCGCGAAGGTGGAGATCAAACCTACGAATAAGGTAACGGCGCTGCGCGCCGGCATGTTCGCGCAGGTGGAGATACCGGTCGCCCGGAGCGACGACGCCCTCCTCGTCCCGCCCCAGGCCTTACGCCGAGAGCCGGAGGGCACGGCCGTCTACGTGGCGGAGGGCGGCATCGTCCGACGGCGGCTCGTCGAGTTGGGCCTCGCGCGCGAGGACGCCGTGGAGGTCGTCTCCGGCCTCGGCGCCGACGAGGAAGTAATCGTCTACGCCAACGGCGACCTCGACGACGGCGTAAAAATCCTCAAGAAAGTACCCTACCAACCTCATAAATAA
- a CDS encoding metallophosphoesterase, translating to MKRFTFVVSLAFVVAAGVSAAREDFNFVILGDRTGDHVPGVYGELVDEVNLLGPDLVVTVGDQIEGYSEDVPTLEAQWDEYWEIAGKLEAPFYVCPGNHDIYNDVMLEVWEERTKRDPCYSFDYEGVHFVTLDTGRWGTSEEWLEESGYREWLEKDLAKHKKDRLTVVLHHIPYWYETLADGEPDPLHDIFKEYGVDAVFNGHYHLYAAAEYDGIPYTIVGSSGGGIEEEAEYPGAFFQYVWCTVRGDELEWTVLKKGSAAPADTVLVADLKTIDKFETEYLRVPSFLFAEGDKEATFTILIENGTADAIATPVTWEVPDNWTLEPVSREVTLAPGDSAELEFVATLAGELYPLPEVTVAYPYRGELVHEFKTGLPACRTQPVKAVTSGPTVDGELGDACWLEAATAAYFCAPDGTVCTIDPTTFYFGYDDENLYVAARCEQEDMEALVVNAAERDAMVPSDDCVGFFFLPDPAENVFYQLYVNADGVIYDIAYTFEEPMELDTEGVEAWNADCEVATARGSGYWTFEAAIPVATLGADGVVAGDEWRANFRRKEQAKGSSADWQYPIGFDPRRFGYMAFE from the coding sequence ATGAAACGTTTCACGTTCGTCGTTTCGTTAGCGTTTGTCGTCGCGGCTGGGGTTTCCGCCGCCCGCGAGGACTTTAACTTCGTCATCCTGGGCGACCGGACCGGCGACCACGTCCCCGGCGTCTACGGCGAGCTCGTCGACGAGGTGAACCTGCTGGGGCCCGACCTCGTCGTTACCGTGGGCGACCAGATCGAGGGCTACAGCGAGGACGTTCCAACGCTCGAGGCGCAATGGGACGAATACTGGGAAATCGCCGGCAAGCTGGAGGCGCCGTTCTACGTCTGCCCCGGCAACCACGATATATACAACGACGTTATGCTGGAGGTTTGGGAGGAGCGCACGAAGCGGGACCCCTGTTACTCGTTCGATTACGAGGGCGTGCACTTCGTAACGCTCGATACCGGCCGGTGGGGGACGAGCGAGGAGTGGCTTGAGGAGAGCGGCTACCGCGAGTGGCTGGAGAAGGACCTCGCCAAACACAAGAAGGACCGCCTGACCGTCGTTCTCCACCACATCCCGTACTGGTACGAAACGCTGGCGGACGGCGAGCCGGACCCGCTGCACGATATTTTTAAAGAGTACGGCGTTGACGCCGTCTTCAACGGCCACTACCACCTTTACGCCGCGGCCGAGTACGACGGCATCCCGTACACCATCGTGGGCTCGAGCGGCGGCGGCATAGAGGAAGAGGCCGAATACCCCGGCGCCTTCTTCCAGTACGTGTGGTGCACGGTGCGGGGCGACGAGCTCGAGTGGACGGTGTTGAAGAAGGGCTCGGCGGCGCCGGCCGATACGGTATTGGTCGCGGACCTCAAGACCATCGACAAGTTCGAGACCGAGTACTTGCGGGTACCGTCGTTCCTTTTCGCCGAGGGCGATAAAGAGGCGACTTTTACGATTTTAATCGAGAACGGCACGGCCGACGCCATCGCGACGCCGGTGACGTGGGAGGTCCCCGACAACTGGACGCTCGAGCCGGTGAGTCGGGAGGTAACGCTCGCGCCCGGCGATTCCGCCGAGCTCGAGTTCGTCGCGACGTTGGCGGGCGAGCTCTACCCGCTGCCCGAGGTGACGGTGGCCTATCCCTACCGGGGCGAGTTGGTGCACGAATTTAAAACCGGCCTGCCGGCGTGCCGGACGCAACCCGTAAAGGCGGTTACGTCAGGGCCGACGGTAGACGGCGAGCTGGGCGACGCGTGTTGGCTCGAGGCCGCGACCGCGGCCTACTTCTGCGCCCCCGACGGCACCGTTTGCACGATAGACCCGACGACGTTCTACTTCGGCTACGACGACGAGAACCTCTACGTCGCCGCGCGGTGCGAACAGGAAGATATGGAAGCGCTGGTAGTGAACGCCGCCGAGCGCGACGCGATGGTGCCGTCCGACGACTGCGTCGGTTTCTTCTTCCTCCCCGACCCGGCCGAGAACGTCTTCTACCAGCTCTACGTCAACGCCGACGGCGTGATATACGATATTGCGTACACGTTCGAGGAACCGATGGAGCTGGACACCGAGGGTGTGGAGGCGTGGAACGCGGATTGCGAGGTGGCCACGGCTCGAGGCTCCGGCTACTGGACGTTCGAGGCCGCGATTCCCGTCGCGACGCTGGGCGCGGACGGCGTCGTCGCCGGCGACGAGTGGCGGGCGAACTTCCGCCGCAAGGAGCAGGCCAAGGGGAGCTCCGCGGACTGGCAGTACCCCATCGGCTTCGACCCCCGGCGCTTCGGGTATATGGCGTTCGAGTGA